TTCTGGAATCTTCTCACCTGCACCATGAACATCTCTCACTTCCTGGCCTTGCTGCTCCCGGGATCCCCACAGGGTCAAAACAGGAGCAGGTCAAGGAGCATTCCATACAACTTCTCTGACCACTGCCAGGATTCTCTGGACCCGATGGTCTTTATTGTTGTCTCTTATAGCATCGAGACTATTGTGGGGGTCCTGGGCAACCTCTGCTTGATATGTGTGACCattaggcagaaagagaagaccaATGTGACCAACCTGCTCATTGCCAACctggctttctctgactttctCATGTGCCTCATCTGCCAACCACTCACGGCCATATACACTATTATGGACTACTGGGTCTTTGGGGAGGCCCTTTGCAAGATGTCAGCATTCATCCAGTGTATGTCGGTGACAGTCTCCATCCTTTCGCTTGTCCTTGTGGCCCTGGAGAGGCATCAGCTCATCATCAACCCAACAGGCTGGAAGCCCAGCATCTCCCAGGCCTACCTGGGGATTGTGGTCATCTGGCTCATcgcctgccttctctccctgcccttcctggtcAACAGTGTCCTAGAGAATGTCTTTCATAAGAACCACTCCAAGGCTGTGGAGTTTCTGTTAGATAAGGTGGTCTGTACAGAGTCCTGGCCGCTGTACCACCACCGCATCATCTACACCACCTCCCTGCTGCTCTTCCAGTACTGCATGCCCCTGGCCTTCATCCTGGTCTGCTACGTCCGCATCTACCGGCACCTGCGGAAGAGGAAGCGGGTGTTCCGCAAGGGCACCTACAGCTCGCGGGCTTGGCAGATGAAGAGGATCAATGGCATCCTTGTGGCGATGGTGGTTGCCTTCGCCGTGCTCTGGCTGCCGCTGCATGTGTTCAACAGTCTAGAGGACTGGTACCATGAGGCCATCCCCATCTGTTATGGCAACTTAATCTTCTTGGTGTGCCATCTGCTTGCCATGGCCTCTACCTGTGTCAACCCTTTCATTTATGGCTTTCTCAACACCAACTTCAAGAAGGAGATCAAGGCCTTGGTGCTGACATGTCAGCAGAGTGCCCCCGTGGAAGAGTATGAGCATCTGCCCCTATCCACAGTGCACACGGAAGTCTCCAAAGGGTCTCTGAGGCTCAGTGGCAGGTCCAACCCCATTTAGCCAGGTGTAGGCCTTCTCCCTGCCATGGTCATTGTCAAGTTCCTTTACTTAGCCAAGTGGGCCAACTGCATCATTACTGGCATCATTATTGGCATTCTGGTGGACACCATCCTTACGGGCTttctggagcccagagaggctgGAAAGAACCCATTTTTGCAACCATTTGCATTGTGAAGACTGACATTCAGTTGGTTCAGCCATTTGTTCCTGGGAGAATTCTGAGCATGGATTCTGCGGGTCACAGTATGTCATGTAGCCTGAGCAGGTGCCAGAGCCAGAGATGGTCTGCTCGTTGCAGGCAGAGTTCATTCTGGTAATTCAGAAACAGATGCTCAGCCTGGGAGCCCAAGGGTTTCACCTCCTCCAGTGAGACCGTGAGGTCACTGTGGAGTCAGGGAGGGAGCACGGGGGTCAAAGCTCTGGACCTTGGTCAGGCTCTCACCTCTTGGAGAGATGATGTTGGTGGACAGGCTTTGTAAGTGGTAAAGAAGTCTATGAAGGCAAGTTAGCACATCCAGGTGCAGAGAATGGATCATGCTTACCTTGGGTCCTCATGCTCCAATGCAGGAGGAAAGTCAGTCCTGAGCAGCAGGAATCCCATGATTCATATCCTGCTCCGTATTCCTCTTTCACTGCCTCCGCCACCTCATGTGGAAGTGAGCCTGCAAGTATCTCCCCTTGATAAACACCTTGAGGGGGACATCTGCATCACCATAGAGCTTGTCCTCCATGCCTAGGACAGGACCTGGTGCAGTGAGAGGGCTCCAGCAAGGTTTGCCATGGTAGGCTGATGGTGTAAACATGCCCCTGCTGAGGTCCTGGCTGAGCACGGGCGCCCTGTGCCACGGTCCAGCATGGGAAGGGCCAGGTTGCTGCAGCTATGCTCTCTTACCTGCCTTTCCTAGCCTTTAGGACCTCTCTTGCCAGACAAGGAAGCAGGCCAGGGACTCTGTGACCTTCCCCCATGTTGACCCACTGCCAAGGCTGACAGCACTCAAGGTTGTGACTCCGGCCTCTGTTCCACACTCTGACCACTAAGCTGACTTGCTCTAGGTGATGTGCATTGTTGTTCCAAAGCCTCCCCAGGCCTTCagtaggggcaggggcagggggttcGTGAATTTGGCTTAACAGGACATTGGCTGAAAGGAGTAGGAGtcctccttcctccagcccaccagggaaaatggagaaatggcTACAATGAATGTGAATATCTCACCCATGGAGGTCTTGCCCCAGTCTTCTGGCTGCTGAGCCAGATCCAAGGCTTTATCTCTGTGTGGACCAGACAAGTCAAGCTTACCTCTGGGCCACTTTCAATGGGACACCCAGGTCTGGCTCTGCCTGCTCAGTTTCACCTACCCTCTGGCAGAGTGGGCAGTGGCTAGACCCACCATGGCCTCCAGGGGCAGGGTATTCAGGTGCCCAAAGCCCTCAAGTATCTCACTGGGAGGCTGCTAGGACCGCTGTTCACAGGATATGTGACAGAGGGCCAGGCAACAGAAGATTGAACAATCACGACTGACTGTCTCTCTGATCTGGCCCCTGATCGAGAACTTGTGCAGCTGACACCCAAGACAAGTAATCTGTGAGCCACCAGCCCCCTTCCTGGAGCTGTTTATTTCTTCCCAGGTTTTGGTCATatctctcattctgtttctttattgacttttACCCTGGCTTTTGGAATAGATTTTGAGCCACTGTATTGGGTGCAGCTTGTGCTTGTCCTCTGGTGCCATCTGCTGCTGGCTGCTCCCGGTAACCACCTGCCAGCAAAGCCCAGACCCTGGGGCCCATCCCAGCAAGATGTCATTGACCAAGCTTCCCAAAGAATGTGGGGGCCTCAGACGCCTCCAGAGCCCATGCAATTGCCTGGGGATTATGCCTCATCACTCGTATCAGTGGTGCCAAGATGCTTGGGGACAAGGATGTTTTAGGGTGCCCACATGACTGAGGACAGGGGGACTGGGTTGGGCATATGGCAGAGGTGCTTGGCATTAGGAATTGGGGTAGTGGGTGAAAGCTTTGTTGAGCATCTTCTATGCTGTCTTCACCTTGCTTGGGTTGACACAACTTACCTGGATGGCTGTCTCCTGCTCCCAGTTCCTAATGACCCTTGGAGTTGTCTGGTTCCCCAGTGTACCCTGGGACCTTGCTGCTCAAAGTATGTTCAGAAGACCAGCAGCCTTAGCAGCACTTAGAACTTGTTAGATATGTGGAATCCCTATTGCCACCTGAGACCTAttgaattagaatctgcatttgaTCAGAACCTCTAAGTTAATGGTGTACATGTTCAAGTTGGAGAAGCTCTGCTCTAGGAAACAgagtgcctggagcctggagctgctcgGTGAGCACCTGTGGACACCCACTCTGGGATCTCGACTAGAGTTCTAGGAATCCTTGTTCTGGAAATAAGGCTTTAAGATGGTATGGCTGAAAAGGTGGGTTATTCCACTGTGGTTGTTTGTCTCTTCTCTGACTGCATGTGGACATATTTCTTGTGAGACCTGCTCattccttaaataaatatttgcaaaatgaacaGTTTGTGTAGTTAAATTCTCAGTGAATGTGCCCCTCTGTATTCTGCTCTGTTTCCCTTCAAGCTATATTGTCAACCGTTCTTTATGTTGCTATATATCATTTTTGACAGCTGATTAAGGATTTAGAAAATGTACCAGTGAAAGCTGGTACCTCCGAGCGATATCTCTCTTTAGCTCCTGGAAGggcctttctctgtccctgctaATCGGCATGTCCCTGATTGTAGTGGGGGGACCCTTCTTCAAAGGAGCATCAGGGCTGGAATTGGAGACTCATACTCATGAATACCACCAGGGGACCCTTAGAGGGCACAAAGGATTACTGAAccctggtggtgggaatgtagatCCTCCCTCACtctaacatttcctttttccagAAATGACATTGGCTTgttttttcccattataaaaagtgaattatataaattctcaaaaatatgcaaaatatgaaacaaaatgaaaaggagatcACATGCCACCACCCAAAATactcaatgttttcattttggggaatcatttctttagtttttatatagAGTGTTAggctt
The sequence above is drawn from the Panthera tigris isolate Pti1 chromosome D2, P.tigris_Pti1_mat1.1, whole genome shotgun sequence genome and encodes:
- the NPY4R2 gene encoding neuropeptide Y receptor type 4-2, which produces MNISHFLALLLPGSPQGQNRSRSRSIPYNFSDHCQDSLDPMVFIVVSYSIETIVGVLGNLCLICVTIRQKEKTNVTNLLIANLAFSDFLMCLICQPLTAIYTIMDYWVFGEALCKMSAFIQCMSVTVSILSLVLVALERHQLIINPTGWKPSISQAYLGIVVIWLIACLLSLPFLVNSVLENVFHKNHSKAVEFLLDKVVCTESWPLYHHRIIYTTSLLLFQYCMPLAFILVCYVRIYRHLRKRKRVFRKGTYSSRAWQMKRINGILVAMVVAFAVLWLPLHVFNSLEDWYHEAIPICYGNLIFLVCHLLAMASTCVNPFIYGFLNTNFKKEIKALVLTCQQSAPVEEYEHLPLSTVHTEVSKGSLRLSGRSNPI